The genomic stretch tttagaattaaattataggaaaaatattaattgaaggtgtttgattagattaattttttacctagaaattgttgtacattttcaattttttatgtttgattgtcattattttttatgaaaataatcacaAACACATAcagataatcaataatcaaatatataaattaataattaattacataaaataatcaaatatatgtatattcaaaaaataaattaaatatatatgcacaaaatattcaaaaaataaatcaaatatacataaacaaatatacatacacctAGCCACTGCAAATTGCCGCCCAGCCATAGTCGTCGTCGTCGTTCAGCCACAATCGTTGCCATTCTCCAGTCATCACCCACAGCTTCGTCGTTGTTGATGGTCGCTCTGCAAATCATCGCTACCACTACCATCACTAATATCACAGTCAGTGCCATTCTCTAGTCACCGCTTGCTCACACCTTTGTCGTCGCTACAAGTTTCCGATGATGGGTGATGGTGGAAATAAAAGACCATCTCGTGGGtggatattttcatttttaaggaaaatgaaatttactttccatgaaaaaattaattttagcaaaagtgaaaaaaagagAATCACGtgatcataatttaaatattttttataaaaaatttcaccAACCAAACaccttaaaaactaaaatttgagtaaaaaataattatttttcatgaaaaaaaaatgctaatcAAACGGACCAGGGTGACACTATCACAtctaatgaaatgaaaatgtcTCGAAGGCGACGGGTCTATTGGGTCACACATAATTGTGGGCCCGGACAGGGGGTAAAACGGGAAGATTATCACAATACGTTGTCCAAAGGGCACGTTTAGTGGGTCCCTCTGCTTGGATAAGCAAAAGGCCACTATCCGATTAAAGTCACACTCCAAATTCTTCTTTCCCGGTTCGGTTGCTTGCGTCGACGCCCATGCATCTTTGTTGTaatgtaatttaccaaaataccccccGTTACTCGAGATCTCAATTgcgctcctctctctctctttctcggcATAAATGGTATGAAAATTAGAAAGGCTCAAGATATAAgaaagggtatttttgtaacTTCACATGACTACAACTTTACACTGTTGAAGTGCATTTCTCTTCTATAAATGCCCATAGACAGCCAACCacccgagagagagagagagagagagagaggaagaggcaCCCAAAAATGAGGCCACCCGCCACCACTACCAAGGCCGCAGACGGCGAACTTCCCCATTGGAGCTCAACACCCATGCCTTACCTCTTTGGCGGGCTGGCTCTGGTGCTGGTactcatttcttttgcattgcTAGTTCTGGCTTGCTCCTACAAGAAGTCCCCTCCGTCAAATTCGTCCGGCAGAGGCAGCGGCAGGGCCGGCTGCCGACGACAGAAACCAGCCTGCGAAGCCCCGCAGGAACGGCTGCCGGAAACAGAGCCGAAGATCGTCGTGATCATGGCCGGAGACGAGAATCCGACGTACCTGGCGAAGCCCAGCTCTTCTCCTGTTTAGGCTTTTGATGTTCTGATATTTTACCACAATAATTCTTTCATCCCACTTCTGGGTTAGGCTTCGTTTGTATTAGATTAATAGAAAATTTGTATTGTATATTGAAgaatataaacaaaatgaatttaaaatttaaatttaactgaCATCAAgacatatttataattaaaattttatttatttttactcataTTCTGATCAgactatatatttatataaatctttatatatatatatataagtgataaatttataaataaatatctaatatattagaattattgcaacaatataaaatattaataatgggcattttatataaaaatatgagagCTGACTAATTTGAATAGAGAGTGTGGAAAGAAAGTTAATTTGATCCTTAGATGGGGGGAGAAAGTTTTAAGGAGAAGTTGGAATCAATTGCTTGAGTGGAGAAATTGCTCGTGGGAATAGGCAGGCCATATTCCCCGCCCCTCTCTCTCCTTCTGCCACGTGTCATGTCACGGATAGAGGTGTAATTAAGAGAGATTATATGCCAACCCATTTTTGGGGCCGTCCCACGTTGAGTGAGCCATGGGGTGCCCCAAACTCAAATAGCGTTCAAATGCCTAACCCAATTTGATATCTCTAATAATGAGATCTtgtcataaaaatatatcattgttatttgataaaaaaaaaaaaaaaaaagaagaaaaataatttgatatttgatttccAATTCCACGTCATCGTCAACTAGTGGCAGACGTGTCAAATCAAAGTCCACCTTATTAATTGTGTATAAacgaaaaaaacaaataaaaggaTATTTCTTAAAGAAGTAAGAAatagaaatacaagaaaatacataaataaaaatattataggagatttttttgtaaatataatttttaatataaaaaattgtaaaaaaataattattcaattccaatgtaaacataaattttataatgcacTTAAACAATGAAAActaattctagaaaaaaaaataaaaaaattgatttaaaaacgaaaaaaattccatctttaaggaaatgtgtttttttaaatcgaaaacgtatttttaatattttttaatattgtgaaataatttaaaacatttttaaaattgtaaaaatatctCGAAAACACTTGTTGacaatttttgatatttcagaaatgaaaagtttttaaaaatattgaatcgACGGTAAGACACTTAAAAGAGATTTTCCCATCATTAAGgtcatttttgtcttttaaaaattttatttgaatttttattaaaaatagctCCAATAATAAAGAACTACCACTCTGGAGAAATAGGCTCGAGTTTGAcatttataatgatattttatatcgatattttatatatatatatatattaatataatataaaatttaaatgacacaAATGTGAGAGCTAACAAAGTAAGTGTTGGTTGGTGTGGACAAGAAAACAGCCATTTGGAAAACAGTTTGCAGAGCGATGGCATTGGGTTGGTGGATGCGGCGGCTCGGATACGCACTAAAATGGTTGAATTGAAATAACGTTGACGCCGCGTTTGGCTGTAACTATGTTGGGACGGTGAGAACTGAGAAGCTTCTTGGAGTTGGGGGTTTAGTGATCACATATGAATATGATTCAAACGAACACGGCATTATTATGTGCATCATTTTCTTGTggatatatgtgtgtatatatacacacacgtgtGTACTGTACGTATTggtaaattatgaaaaatattattaattaatattttatctctgttttcttgtttcaatttcaacagaaaattagagaaaaatgaaaaatgagttcatttctattaaatataaaattagttttaaacttcaaatatcaataaaatatgTCCAAAATCATGTAAAAGAATAGATATGGAGATCAATTAGTAAGGAAGGAGGTGAATGATTAGGGTGACATGACGAAGAAATATAGAGATCAATAAGTAATTCGTATAAcacaaaatgaattttaaataacataaaaaaaaaaaaaccttagaaACACTTTAAGATTGAAACCTAAGTTAAAAGGAAGATCACAAGGGTTGGTCACCTTAGTCCACAACCCAAACAAGTCCTAAGGCGAGCCTGGGCCAAGCCTACACCTATAGCTAGTTGTCTCATCTTGATCTTTCAGTCCACCTTTATAAAAAGAAGTATTTACATATattaggtaaaaaaaaatatttacatatattaggACATATATTGAGCGATCGAACAAGTAATATGTCAGTATTAATTTGGTGGGTCATGAGTTTGATTCTCGTCTTATGCAGTGAGTTAAAACCTCACATTTCCGATTTACTTTTCCTAACATAATCGAGAGTACGAGCACCGTATTTACTTTTCCTAATATTTCACACTTGCGATTTATTTTGTTCGACGATTGTGCAAAAATAATCAtcctaaatatttcaaaatctatatataacatttattattatattattagcCCATTTCAGAGTTGAGATTACTAGAATCTAATAAGAAATTTGACTTggcttttattttttgcaagaAGAAGAGTCCATTTAAGAGAAGCTTGAGTTTAAAGATTAGTTAAGACAACCTTAAAATTGTAAAGAATCCGAAGTGAACCCAACTATACTATATTATGAATCCAATCGTGATCAACTCTAAAACGCTCCTAAACAGCATACATTACAACATGAAAGCTCatagaattttcaatttttgtttgtttgtttcgtTTTGCACTTCCAAACTCAGCTCAATCTGATTATGGCGAAAACAGTTTGTCGAGCGTTGAATAGAAACCGTAATCGCGAAATGGTTTCTTTCCCCTCCAAAAACTCCAATTTCAAAAGGTACTACTAAGCATTTTCAAATAGCTTACTTGAAAATGATTCCTAGCTATGGTTTCCCTTCTGTTTGGCTGCTTAGAATCCGCTGGAAAGCTATCCAAACGAGGAAATTCCGGATcgacaaatttgatttttcatgaaAACCTCGTAGTTCAACTTGTCAATTCACACAATGGCTTCGTGATTTTGCCGTATTTCATCTCCTATGCCGAGTCCCAACTGTCTACTGATTTTGATGCGAGGTCATAGAACTAGCACAAAATCATGTAATTGCATATAATGTACATGTATGTAATCTATTGCCGTGAAACAAACTTAATTATCTGCTGAGGCTTGGTTTGCAGATAAGTATCTTCGATTTGTATCAATTTTTGAAAGCCTAAGATGTTGCGAAACTTAATTGTAATGCATTCTGTTGCTAAACCTAATTGCTGCATTTTTAGACTGTAAATCTAAAAGAAAACTGAGTTCTATCCCGTACTAtcgttgtttttttttttttttttttactgtacTGATTGCTTTTATCTCATTGCAAGCTTTATCTTCTGCTAGAAATTCATAGTTGTCACTTGATGGGTTGTCCCTATGTTGCACTCCTCCTCGGTGCAAGTCAAGAACCCTTTTGAAACTGTTATCCTGATGTGAAATGGGAATTGTTGAAACATAGCAAGAGGAGcttaacaaaataagaaataaaaatgaggaTGCACatctagaaaataaatttgatttctcCCCAATCATCCATGTAAGTGCTATGTTCTATCTTTTTCACAAAAAGTATGCATCATCATGGCATCCGTATGCTACTTCTGTTCAGTTCACATAAGAATAGAACTGAGTTGGCTTATCAGCAAgaattgtttgcttcttattAACTAACTCCCTGACTTCAATTTATGATATAGAATCTCTAGTCACTACACCCTGGTGCACATCCCTAATTGAACTGTGATTCTGCAAAATTTATCTACAATTCTTGGCTCATTAACATAAGTTTAAAGAATTTATCCTTCGTATTCCTAGGCAAAAGGCCAATTATCCGAGCGATTATCCCCTTCACATGTTACAGATCACAATACTCTCTGCTAAACAACACATGCCCTCGCAAGTACTACTTCTTTAGAGAAGCTCAAACTACAATGAAGGTCTTATGCCTGTATGTGTGATTGGATTCTTGCTTACCTTCTTGTTGTtcaccaaaaaattattttcttttattttgtcttgATCACCATATCCCAGAATGACTCAGTTCTTCATGCCACAGTTGAACTAATAGGAGTGCTGTATACATATTAGAATTTTAGTTATTGTGCTTTCACATGCTGTTATTGCTTCTGATTATTAGTAGTCTGATTGATGTAATTACTATTTCTCATTGCCTGGTATGGCAATTTCAACAcaattataaaacaaaaagtGCAAGGTTTTGTTCCTTATTGATAGACTGGTATCCTATGTGATGCTAAGTATATATTGGCATAACATCTTACGCATTGTTAGAACAAAGCATGCAGTATTGCagatgtaacaccccaagtttAGAAGTCCTAAACCTAGATGTGTTAGCATTCACTTCACTTTAAATgcggaaataaaataaattcgtTTTCAGCTTATCTCTTTTTATTATCTATATTtaccaccatatatatatatatatatattataaaattctacAGAAATTTCGGCAGTCTCCCCTGTAAATTGGACTTAGCCAACCTGTAGAGAGACACCGCATCCACAACACAACTAAAGACACCTAATCACCTAAAATTGCCTCACCTTTGACTCAGTTGACCAGAAAGAATACAAAATTTCAGTCGAGTCCGGATTGTGAACGAAGCTTTGAGGAGTTAAAGAAACGGTTGACAACTGCGCTTATCTTAACAATTCCACAAGGTAATGAGGGGTTTGTTATCTACAATGACGCTTCTAAGAAAGGGCTCCGTTGTGTTCTTATGCAACATGGCAAGGTGGTTGCCTACACCTCTAGGCAACTGAAGGAGTATGAGAAGAACTACCCAACTCATGATCTCGAGTTGGCAGTTGTTGTCTTTGCATTAAAAATTTGGAGGCACTACCTTTACAGGGTCAGGTGTGAGATTTACATTGATCATAAGAGCCTCAAGTACTTCTTCACACagaagagttgaacatgagacaGCATAGATGGTTGAAACTTGAATTATTTGGTGGTAGTTGAGGTGTTGGACGAGTGTGATTAGGTGTCTTTAGTTGTGTTGTGGATGCGGTGCCCCTCTACAGGTTGGTTAAGTCCAATTTACAGGGGAGATTCTGTCGAAATTTCTgtagaattttataatatatatatatggtaaatataggtaattaaaatagataagctaaaaactaatttattttatttctgcaTTTAAAATGAAGTGAACGCTAACACATCTAAGTTTAAGACTTCTAAACTTGTGGTGTTATAGCATATATCTTAGATACAAAGCCAAAATGCAGTATAAGCTTAAAGATGTAAGAAACTCCATTCAGGAGACACAATCTGCACCTTATCATGGAGTTATTctggagaaaaagaaatggaagtttAGATGTGTACTAATTACTAATGGACTTCTGTGATTGATGCTACAACCAGTTGGTGTCTGAGACAAAACTGTTTAACTAAGAGATCATTCCAAGGAAGTAGTTCCTACTGGATTCAGAATATGGAACATTATATGGGTATATAAAAAGATTTAAGGAATGAAAAAAGTGTGAGTATATTTGTTTATCTATTTACTTCATTTAATGCTTAAgaatattgtttattttatttttcttaataatttccaGTGCTTAGCTTGGGCTAGCTACTGCATTACAGTTAGCAAAAACAATCcctatctatttttttattcatgctCTCCTTTTGGTTTCTGCCTCTAGATTTATACCATACAAAAACAGGAAGGCAAAATGACTTCTTATTCTCCTCCTATGAGTAAATACTATATTAGGTTCTGGTACTTCTCTGAAAGGATAAACTTCATAGGTTTTCATATAGATTTTTGTAGTTTCTATCGTTGATAGTAAAATTTGGTATGCTCTGCAAGAAGTTAGTTCTACATGCCATAGCTTCATGTCTGGATCTTCATTGGCGGGTCTCTTGGATATCACCATTTTGATTTTGGATAACATAATATCTCATAGGTTAAGGATtctgtaattaaaaaaaaaaaacgattgGATGTTTTTGGTTAAGATTAGAGCATGCACTTCTAAGAGATGTTGAATGACCAATCATCTATTGTCAGTTCATGAAAAATATGCATACATGGACAATGTGCATATTTTTGTATGCTGCAGGAACTCTAATCATTGTAAAGTTTTGTCACAAGAGCCACTTCAGGTGATTTTGCTTTATCCTATATTTGTACTTGGACAAACTATCCTCCCAATATTAATAGCGTGAGTAATTGCCAACTCAGTGAGTTTGCTAGAACAATAAAAGTGGGCTATGCCATATTTCTGAGCATATCAAGCCAAGCTCTCCTGGAAGGCCATAAGTACTTAGGATCTTAGTGGATGAAGTTATAACATCTGTTTCTTCTTTGAAGTTTTGTATAATGACCCTACAAGTCCATGCATCACCATTCACTCATCTATCCCCCTGTTCAATTCTCACATAAAACATGCCATTGCTCTCTTGTCGTTTTAGTTCAATTCTTAGGATCCTATTTGAGCCGCTTCTTAAagatatttttcttgttttacgTTACTTTTTTGTTATTCTCTGCAGAGGAAGTTTCCTTAGTCAAAGAACATGGACTTCTAGTAGACTCAATTGGACTTCTAGTAGACTCAATAAGGAATGAATCAGAGTATATCCCAATCAGATAGGTTACTTCTGAATGTTACTCTTTTATAAATTTGGGATTCCAGCAAAGGTTTATGTGGTTGATGAAGGAAACTTATTTATGGAACGTAGAGAGCCCTGTATTCCTAATTTAGATATGCGATTCATAGTCAAGCAAGAATAAGACAAAACACACAGATGGCATCATTGCATTTTgcctctctcaatctcccacAGCTTAAAACATGGAAAATAGTGATGGACTTAGGAAAGGAAAATTGGATAAACAATATTGTGGCCTTAAGCTGTGTTGCAGTTAATATCATCGAAATCTCCCAAAGTAGGGTAGGGACTGTTCAGCTGCATGTCAGTGAGCATCTGACGAAGTTCTGATGCTTCTTCTTTGAGCTGAGCATTCTCCTGGAGGACCCTGTCATGGGATTCTGAAACATGGTTTAGCTTATCTATGAGTTGGTGATTCTCGTTTCGCAGCCACATAACTTGTGACCAGAGCTCATCCAGGTGCTTCTGCTTGCGCATACGAGATCGGCGTGCGGACTCTCTGTTAGATATCATTCTCCGCTGCTTCCTCTCGTTGATGAGACTTAGCTGTTGGTCATCTGCTTCGTCTGAAGTTGAGTTACTGCTAAAACATGTTGGCTGTGGGTTGAATTCCTGAACTTGAGGAGTGATGTGAAGATTATATAGAGGATTAAAGGATCTGCTAAGCTGAAATGCGGTTGTGTTGTTCTGGTTCAAATCAGGATAAGGTGTATATAGATTTTGACACGAAGAAACCAGATAATGGAGTTCTGCAACCTCACTGGGCTGCATGGTTTCAAACTTTTAGGTGTGCACACCGAGACAGGGCCTGGGATTGAACGCAATGGTGGAGATCCAAGTAGAAGGAATGGTACTTCTTTTTTGGTGGAGGGAAGGTTGAGGGAAGAGGTGTTTTATAGGATGGGAAAGGTTGAAATGGCCCCACCTCTTGCTGTTCAGGGTGGACTTGTTTTCTTTAAAGATGAGATCATTGGATTATGGTGAAGAACCATTGCCTGTATAAGTAGCCTGACATCTATGCATTCAGGAAACATGCATACATCCATTCATTTATAGGATAGTTCATGCCATGGATGATCAATATATGGTTGGttttatatgcatatacatgGGTACATTATCTATTATGCATGCAGGGTCATACATATATGGAAATTGAGTTGTCTTGTGGATAATCATTGTGAGACCGGGTATGAGAGAGAAGGATGGTTAGTATGGTGGAGAATACAATAATTCAGATGTAGGAAACTTTGGAGGAAGTGAGCAAGTGACTGAAATGTGGTTCGAGAAGTCAATCTTAACATTGGTCCTAATCCCAAACCAAGCCAAGCcagtctaaaataatttttaccctCAAAGTTGTGAGCTAACAGAATTAGTGACGTATTGAAATTGGAGAGATCCGTCTTGTGGCACCAGAGCCCTTTTTCTATAAGTGGAAAAGATTATGAGCAATTTGATGACTCACCAACCACTTTGATGAGACCCATCacagaataaaataaaatttacttgcttctaaataatttgattattagGTAAACGAAGTCCCTTCTTGTGGTAACTACAGGTTCCACTGTGCCACATCATAATAGTGGGGAAGGGTACCAAA from Diospyros lotus cultivar Yz01 chromosome 9, ASM1463336v1, whole genome shotgun sequence encodes the following:
- the LOC127810269 gene encoding protein GLUTAMINE DUMPER 4-like, translated to MRPPATTTKAADGELPHWSSTPMPYLFGGLALVLVLISFALLVLACSYKKSPPSNSSGRGSGRAGCRRQKPACEAPQERLPETEPKIVVIMAGDENPTYLAKPSSSPV
- the LOC127810267 gene encoding basic leucine zipper 43-like encodes the protein MQPSEVAELHYLVSSCQNLYTPYPDLNQNNTTAFQLSRSFNPLYNLHITPQVQEFNPQPTCFSSNSTSDEADDQQLSLINERKQRRMISNRESARRSRMRKQKHLDELWSQVMWLRNENHQLIDKLNHVSESHDRVLQENAQLKEEASELRQMLTDMQLNSPYPTLGDFDDINCNTA